A window from Megalobrama amblycephala isolate DHTTF-2021 linkage group LG9, ASM1881202v1, whole genome shotgun sequence encodes these proteins:
- the LOC125275867 gene encoding E3 ubiquitin/ISG15 ligase TRIM25-like: protein MAESAVSQYADQFSCPVCLDPLKEPVTIPCGHSYCMSCITDCWGQKEQGPPYRCPQCRESFSQRPLLKKNTLIAEMMETLQKTSLQTAAVECDVCTTEKNRAVKSCLQCLASFCQTHLQLHYESPAFMKHKLVQASRNIQENICLSHGKLLEIYCRDDHQCICCLCINNHNDHNTVSVDSEWTSKKKELKEIKVSCQKLIQERERGQREISEAVKLLKSSALETMEDIEKVFTELICSLEKKRSEIKEQIRAQEKTEIDRAEELHKHLDQELTELRKRQAEIEKLLITDDQIQCLKGCQSVCVLPSFEDIPSFTQHTHLSFKDISISAFKEVLEDACQQQTARISKEVSNVHVAQTPEPKTPNTFWQYFCQLQLDPNTAHKNLKLSEENRKATHSVEVQEYPDHPERFDGYWNVLCREGLYGRCYWEVECSGNVWIVSVCYKGIGRKGDSNDCRLGFNIKSWRLSRYHQNVNFIHNNKHVSIPAVCSSRIGVYLDHRAGTLSFYSVSDTMTLLHRVQTTFTEPLYPAFGVLDGSSVRIIEKKRIQTDLKKMY, encoded by the exons ATGGCCGAGTCTGCAGTGAGTCAGTATGCGGATCAGTTCAGCTGTCCAGTCTGTTTGGATCCTCTGAAGGAGCCGGTGACgattccctgtggacacagttactgtatgaGCTGTATTACTGACTGCTGGGGCCAGAAGGAGCAGGGGCCGCCGTACCGCTGTCCCCAATGCAGAGAGAGCTTCAGTCAGAGACCTCTACTGAAGAAGAACACTCTGATAGCTGAGATGATGGAGACGCTGCAGAAGACGTCCCTACAAACGGCTGCTGTGGAGTGTGATGTTTGCACTACAGAGAAGAACAGAGCTGTAAAGTCCTGTCTGCAGTGCTTGGCCTCCTTCTGTCAAACTCACCTGCAGCTTCACTATGAATCTCCTGCGTTTATGAAGCACAAACTAGTCCAAGCTTCCAGAAACATTCAGGAGAACATCTGCCTCAGTCATGGGAAACTTCTGGAGATTTACTGCCGGGATGATCATCAGTgcatttgttgtttgtgtattaataatcataatgaccACAACACAGTGTCTGTGGATTCAGAATGGACTAGTAAAAAG AAAGAGTTAAAGGAGATAAAGGTGTCGTGTCAGAAGCTGATCCAGGAGCGAGAGAGAGGTCAGCGGGAAATTAGTGAAGCTGTGAAGCTGcttaaa AGTTCAGCTCTAGAGACCATGGAGGACATTGAGAAggtcttcactgagctcatctgCTCTCTTGAGAAGAAACGCTCTGAGATTAAAGAGCAGATCAGAGCTCAGGAGAAGACTGAGATAGATCGAGCAGAGGAACTTCACAAACATCTGGATCAAGAGCTGACAGAACTCAGAAAAAGACAAGCAGAGATTGAGAAACTTCTGATTACTGATGATCAGATCCAGTGTCTGAAG GGGTgtcagtctgtgtgtgttttacctTCATTTGAAGACATTCCCAGCTTCACTCAACACACTCATCtgtcttttaaagacatttcaaTCTCAGCGTTTAAGGAGGTTTTGGAGGATGCCTGTCAACAACAAACAGCCAGAATATCCAAAGAAG TGTCAAATGTTCATGTTGCACAGACTCCAGAACCAAAGACTCCAAATACATTTTGGCAAT ATTTCTGTCAACTGCaactggatccaaacacagcacACAAAAACCTCAAACTGTCAgaagaaaacagaaaagcaacACATTCAGTTGAAGTTCAGGAATATCCTGATCACCCAGAGCGATTTGATGGATATTGGAATGTCTTGTGCCGAGAGGGTTTGTACGgtcgctgttactgggaggtcGAGTGCAGTGGGAATGTTTGGATTGTATCAGTTTGTTACAAGGGAATTGGACGTAAAGGAGACAGTAATGACTGCAGACTTGGCTTCAACATAAAATCCTGGAGATTGTCCCGCTATCATCAGAATGTCAATTTCATACATAATAATAAGCATGTCTCAATTCCTGCTGTCTGCTCCtctagaataggagtgtatctGGATCACagagcaggaactctgtccttctacagcgtctctgacacaATGACTCTCCTTCACAGAGTCCAGACCACTTTCACTGAACCCTTATACCCTGCTTTTGGGGTTTTAGATGGTTCATCTGTCAGGatcatagagaagaagagaattCAGACAgacctgaaaaaaatgtattga
- the LOC125275873 gene encoding E3 ubiquitin/ISG15 ligase TRIM25-like isoform X1, producing MSESAVSQYEDQFSCSVCLDPLKEPVTIPCGHSYCMSCITDCWGQKEQGPPYRCPQCRESFSQRPLLKKNTLIAEMMETLQKTSLQTAAVECDVCTTEKNRAVKSCLQCLASFCQTHLQLHYESPAFMKHKLVQASRNIQENICLSHGKLIEFYCRDDHQCICYLCMIDNHNGHRLVSLESEWTNQKKELKEIKVACQKLIQERERGQRELREAVKSFKSSALETMEDIEKVFTELICSLEKKRSEIKEQIRAQEKTEIDRAEKLHKHLDQELTELRKRQAEIEKLLITDDQIQCLKSCQSVCVLPSFEDVPSFTQHTHLSFKDISISAFKKVLEDVCQQQTAKISREVSNVHVSESPKPESPNEFLHYFCQLQLDPNTAQENLILSEENRKATHSVEVQKYPDHPERFDGYYHVLCREGLYGRCYWEVECSGDDWSVAVCYKGISRKGRSNDCRLGFNNKSWRLSRYQQNVHFIHNNIEVSISAFRSSRIGVYLDHRAGTLSFYSVSDTMTLLHRVQTTFTEPLYPAFGVSLSSVRILEKRRI from the exons ATGTCTGAATCTGCAGTGAGTCAGTATGAGGATCAGTTCAGCTGTTCAGTCTGTTTGGATCCTCTGAAGGAGCCGGTGACgattccctgtggacacagttactgtatgaGCTGTATTACTGACTGCTGGGGCCAGAAGGAGCAGGGGCCGCCGTACCGCTGTCCCCAATGCAGAGAGAGCTTCAGTCAGAGACCTCTACTGAAGAAGAACACTCTGATAGCTGAGATGATGGAGACGCTGCAGAAGACGTCCCTACAAACGGCTGCTGTGGAGTGTGATGTTTGCACTACAGAGAAGAACAGAGCTGTAAAGTCCTGTCTGCAGTGCTTGGCCTCCTTCTGTCAAACTCACCTGCAGCTTCACTATGAATCTCCTGCGTTTATGAAGCACAAACTAGTCCAAGCTTCCAGAAACATTCAGGAGAACATCTGCCTCAGTCATGGGAAACTTATTGAGTTTTACTGCCGGGATGATCATCAGTGCATTTGTTACTTGTGTATGATTGACAATCATAACGGCCACCGTTTGGTTTCTCTGGAATCTGAATGGACAAATCAAAAG AAAGAGTTGAAGGAGATAAAGGTGGCGTGTCAGAAGCTGATCCAGGAGCGAGAGAGAGGTCAGCGGGAACTCAGAGAAGCTGTGAAGTCTTTTAAA AGTTCAGCTCTAGAGACCATGGAGGACATTGAGAAggtcttcactgagctcatctgCTCTCTTGAGAAGAAACGCTCTGAGATTAAAGAGCAGATCAGAGCTCAGGAGAAGACTGAGATAGATCGAGCAGAgaaacttcacaaacatctGGATCAAGAGCTGACAGAACTCAGAAAAAGACAAGCAGAGATTGAGAAACTTCTGATTACTGATGATCAGATCCAGTGTCTGAAG AGCTgtcagtctgtgtgtgttttacccTCATTTGAAGACGTTCCCAGCTTCACTCAACACACTCATCtgtcttttaaagacatttcaaTCTCAGCGTTTAAGAAGGTTTTGGAGGACGTCTGTCAACAGCAAACAGCTAAAATATCTCGAGAAG TGTCAAATGTCCATGTTTCAGAGTCTCCAAAACCTGAATCTCCAAATGAATTTTTGCACT ATTTCTGTCAACTGCAACTGGACCCAAACACTGCACAAGAAAACCTCATCCTGTCAGAAGAGAACAGAAAAGCAACACATTCAGTTGAAGTCCAGAaatatcctgatcatccagagagatttgatgGATATTACCATGTCTTGTGTCGAGAGGGTTTGTACGgtcgctgttactgggaggtcGAGTGCAGTGGGGACGACTGGTCTGTAGCAGTTTGTTACAAAGGAATTAGTCGTAAAGGAAGAAGTAATGACTGCAGACTAGGGTTTAATAACAAGTCGTGGAGACTGTCCCGCTATCAACAGAATGTCCATTTCATACATAATAATATAGAAGTCTCAATCTCTGCTTTCCGCTCCtctagaataggagtgtatctGGATCACagagcaggaactctgtccttctacagcgtctctgacacaATGACTCTCCTTCACAGAGTCCAGACCACTTTCACTGAACCCTTATACCCTGCTTTTGGGGTTAGTCTTTCATCTGTCAGGATCTTAGAGAAGAGGAGAATTTAG
- the LOC125275873 gene encoding E3 ubiquitin/ISG15 ligase TRIM25-like isoform X2 — MSESAVSQYEDQFSCSVCLDPLKEPVTIPCGHSYCMSCITDCWGQKEQGPPYRCPQCRESFSQRPLLKKNTLIAEMMETLQKTSLQTAAVECDVCTTEKNRAVKSCLQCLASFCQTHLQLHYESPAFMKHKLVQASRNIQENICLSHGKLIEFYCRDDHQCICYLCMIDNHNGHRLVSLESEWTNQKKELKEIKVACQKLIQERERGQRELREAVKSFKSSALETMEDIEKVFTELICSLEKKRSEIKEQIRAQEKTEIDRAEKLHKHLDQELTELRKRQAEIEKLLITDDQIQCLKSCQSVCVLPSFEDVPSFTQHTHLSFKDISISAFKKVLEDVCQQQTAKISREESPKPESPNEFLHYFCQLQLDPNTAQENLILSEENRKATHSVEVQKYPDHPERFDGYYHVLCREGLYGRCYWEVECSGDDWSVAVCYKGISRKGRSNDCRLGFNNKSWRLSRYQQNVHFIHNNIEVSISAFRSSRIGVYLDHRAGTLSFYSVSDTMTLLHRVQTTFTEPLYPAFGVSLSSVRILEKRRI, encoded by the exons ATGTCTGAATCTGCAGTGAGTCAGTATGAGGATCAGTTCAGCTGTTCAGTCTGTTTGGATCCTCTGAAGGAGCCGGTGACgattccctgtggacacagttactgtatgaGCTGTATTACTGACTGCTGGGGCCAGAAGGAGCAGGGGCCGCCGTACCGCTGTCCCCAATGCAGAGAGAGCTTCAGTCAGAGACCTCTACTGAAGAAGAACACTCTGATAGCTGAGATGATGGAGACGCTGCAGAAGACGTCCCTACAAACGGCTGCTGTGGAGTGTGATGTTTGCACTACAGAGAAGAACAGAGCTGTAAAGTCCTGTCTGCAGTGCTTGGCCTCCTTCTGTCAAACTCACCTGCAGCTTCACTATGAATCTCCTGCGTTTATGAAGCACAAACTAGTCCAAGCTTCCAGAAACATTCAGGAGAACATCTGCCTCAGTCATGGGAAACTTATTGAGTTTTACTGCCGGGATGATCATCAGTGCATTTGTTACTTGTGTATGATTGACAATCATAACGGCCACCGTTTGGTTTCTCTGGAATCTGAATGGACAAATCAAAAG AAAGAGTTGAAGGAGATAAAGGTGGCGTGTCAGAAGCTGATCCAGGAGCGAGAGAGAGGTCAGCGGGAACTCAGAGAAGCTGTGAAGTCTTTTAAA AGTTCAGCTCTAGAGACCATGGAGGACATTGAGAAggtcttcactgagctcatctgCTCTCTTGAGAAGAAACGCTCTGAGATTAAAGAGCAGATCAGAGCTCAGGAGAAGACTGAGATAGATCGAGCAGAgaaacttcacaaacatctGGATCAAGAGCTGACAGAACTCAGAAAAAGACAAGCAGAGATTGAGAAACTTCTGATTACTGATGATCAGATCCAGTGTCTGAAG AGCTgtcagtctgtgtgtgttttacccTCATTTGAAGACGTTCCCAGCTTCACTCAACACACTCATCtgtcttttaaagacatttcaaTCTCAGCGTTTAAGAAGGTTTTGGAGGACGTCTGTCAACAGCAAACAGCTAAAATATCTCGAGAAG AGTCTCCAAAACCTGAATCTCCAAATGAATTTTTGCACT ATTTCTGTCAACTGCAACTGGACCCAAACACTGCACAAGAAAACCTCATCCTGTCAGAAGAGAACAGAAAAGCAACACATTCAGTTGAAGTCCAGAaatatcctgatcatccagagagatttgatgGATATTACCATGTCTTGTGTCGAGAGGGTTTGTACGgtcgctgttactgggaggtcGAGTGCAGTGGGGACGACTGGTCTGTAGCAGTTTGTTACAAAGGAATTAGTCGTAAAGGAAGAAGTAATGACTGCAGACTAGGGTTTAATAACAAGTCGTGGAGACTGTCCCGCTATCAACAGAATGTCCATTTCATACATAATAATATAGAAGTCTCAATCTCTGCTTTCCGCTCCtctagaataggagtgtatctGGATCACagagcaggaactctgtccttctacagcgtctctgacacaATGACTCTCCTTCACAGAGTCCAGACCACTTTCACTGAACCCTTATACCCTGCTTTTGGGGTTAGTCTTTCATCTGTCAGGATCTTAGAGAAGAGGAGAATTTAG